Proteins encoded in a region of the Saccharothrix ecbatanensis genome:
- a CDS encoding exonuclease domain-containing protein translates to MSREWVAIDFETANWSRGSACAVGMTLVKDGTVIDQMSTYIQPPGEGGFHPYHTSLHGITAEMVRHAPEWPQALTQIMDFAGDRTLVAHNAAFDMGVIRDACTASSVPWPELRYACTLVVSRLTWQLLTYRLPFVADAAGIAMGEHHDAQADADTAAHVMLAAMRLHQADTIDDLLDGLRVRYGQQTSDSWTGSRRLQSSTTSVRREIPTANPDADPDSMLYGLNVCFTGTLTTMTRAEAHQRLADVGGQAVPGVAKKTDVLVVGMADPSRFAVGMSVSSKHRKAQELLDRSYKIEMIGEVDFLEWLSS, encoded by the coding sequence ATGAGCAGAGAATGGGTCGCAATCGACTTCGAGACCGCCAACTGGTCGCGAGGAAGCGCCTGCGCAGTCGGCATGACCCTGGTGAAGGACGGGACGGTCATCGACCAGATGTCCACCTACATCCAGCCGCCGGGCGAAGGTGGCTTCCACCCCTACCACACGTCCTTGCACGGCATCACCGCCGAGATGGTTCGCCACGCCCCGGAGTGGCCGCAGGCACTCACACAGATCATGGACTTCGCCGGTGACCGTACGCTGGTGGCCCACAACGCCGCCTTCGACATGGGAGTGATCCGCGACGCTTGCACGGCGAGTTCCGTGCCGTGGCCTGAGTTGCGCTACGCCTGCACCCTGGTGGTCTCCCGCCTGACTTGGCAGTTGCTGACCTATCGCCTGCCCTTCGTCGCCGACGCCGCGGGCATCGCGATGGGCGAACACCACGACGCACAGGCCGACGCGGACACCGCAGCCCACGTCATGCTCGCGGCCATGCGGCTTCACCAGGCGGACACCATCGACGATCTGCTCGACGGCTTGCGGGTTCGCTATGGACAGCAGACCAGCGACTCCTGGACTGGCTCGCGACGGCTCCAATCGTCTACGACATCGGTCCGACGCGAGATCCCTACCGCCAACCCCGACGCCGACCCCGACTCGATGCTGTATGGCTTGAACGTGTGCTTCACCGGAACGTTGACGACGATGACGCGCGCGGAGGCTCATCAGCGACTCGCCGACGTCGGAGGACAGGCAGTACCCGGAGTCGCCAAGAAGACCGACGTGCTTGTGGTGGGCATGGCGGACCCGTCACGATTCGCAGTGGGGATGAGCGTCAGCAGCAAACACCGCAAAGCACAGGAACTGCTGGACCGCAGCTACAAGATCGAGATGATCGGCGAGGTCGACTTCCTTGAGTGGCTCAGCAGTTGA
- a CDS encoding helix-turn-helix domain-containing protein produces MKTDEQNPAPPRLSTARSRELGEELRRIRGRARMSSGLVAEALGWSLGKLSKLETGTRGTSAVEIGTLVGRLGADKPTRDRVLAIAGEPDTGSFLRPHDRIPDTLVALSLHEQAARTITTYEPLTVPSLAQTEDYAHALTGNLNVARARIARQQAAHRRSCSTTVLYIHEAALRMVVGEPAVMRDQLLHLTLMCGSEQFVPRVIPMAARSHATLRNPATILTFDPPIKPLAYTETDSATVFHDAPAAVLLYQTKMRHLDSLAVTPTESHDILGHWADTYDRQANR; encoded by the coding sequence ATGAAGACCGACGAGCAGAACCCCGCGCCGCCAAGGCTGAGCACCGCCCGCAGCCGCGAGCTCGGCGAGGAGCTGCGACGGATTCGAGGTCGGGCCAGAATGTCGTCCGGGTTGGTCGCCGAGGCGTTGGGCTGGTCGTTGGGCAAGCTCAGCAAGCTGGAAACCGGCACTCGGGGCACCAGCGCGGTGGAGATCGGCACCTTGGTCGGCCGCCTGGGTGCCGACAAACCCACCCGGGACCGGGTGCTGGCCATCGCCGGCGAACCTGACACCGGCAGCTTTCTCCGACCGCACGACCGCATCCCGGACACCCTGGTGGCCCTGTCGCTGCACGAACAAGCCGCACGGACCATCACCACCTACGAACCCCTCACCGTCCCAAGCCTGGCCCAGACCGAGGACTACGCCCACGCCTTGACCGGCAACCTCAACGTCGCTCGGGCACGAATCGCCCGGCAGCAGGCAGCACACCGCCGGAGCTGCTCGACAACCGTCCTCTACATCCACGAGGCCGCCCTGCGCATGGTGGTCGGTGAACCGGCGGTGATGCGGGACCAGCTGTTGCACCTGACCCTCATGTGCGGATCGGAGCAGTTCGTCCCGCGGGTCATCCCCATGGCCGCACGATCCCATGCCACCCTCAGGAACCCCGCCACGATCCTGACCTTCGACCCACCCATCAAACCCTTGGCGTATACCGAGACCGACAGCGCAACCGTCTTCCACGACGCTCCGGCCGCCGTGCTCCTCTACCAGACGAAGATGCGGCACCTCGACTCCTTGGCCGTGACCCCGACCGAATCGCACGACATCCTCGGTCACTGGGCTGACACCTACGACCGGCAGGCGAACCGGTGA
- a CDS encoding aminoglycoside phosphotransferase family protein — MTSRDPTPSSPGSRRYSSRDDPQRDHDPDLYMIMDSACAAAGLDATDAEIIHDYSNTVIRLPAEDAVARVATGDRLARTHTMLGVVRWLSSQGYPLPVPLDDIGVVVVTDRTVTFWRYYPQPDERTGLDSAVLGDLVRRLHQLPEPSIPLPRWKPLRSLERAVAAPETSSVLPIEDREWLLTRITRLRGEFDAIEWPLGVGLIHGDAWAGNLMWDQTTSTVMLGDWDSVACGPREVDLIPSWHAARRYRTDPDWARRFADRYGYDLAASPGFELLMEMRDLVQLSGPLRHARRSPVHAQALRQRLDGSRARDLGRWREF, encoded by the coding sequence GTGACGTCACGCGATCCCACGCCGTCGAGTCCCGGCAGCCGCCGCTACTCGTCACGTGACGATCCTCAGCGCGACCACGATCCCGACCTGTACATGATCATGGATTCGGCGTGCGCCGCCGCCGGGCTGGACGCAACCGACGCCGAGATCATCCACGACTACTCCAACACGGTGATCCGGCTTCCTGCCGAAGACGCCGTGGCCCGCGTCGCCACCGGTGACCGGCTCGCCCGCACGCACACGATGCTCGGCGTGGTCCGCTGGTTGTCCTCGCAGGGGTACCCACTCCCCGTCCCCCTGGACGACATCGGCGTCGTCGTGGTCACAGACCGCACCGTGACGTTCTGGCGTTACTACCCGCAGCCGGACGAGCGCACTGGCCTGGACTCGGCTGTGCTGGGCGACCTCGTCCGGCGACTGCACCAACTTCCCGAGCCCTCGATCCCGCTTCCCCGTTGGAAGCCGCTGCGGTCGCTGGAACGTGCCGTCGCCGCCCCCGAAACGTCGTCAGTGCTTCCCATCGAAGATCGGGAGTGGCTGCTCACGCGCATCACGAGGCTGCGGGGCGAGTTCGACGCGATCGAGTGGCCGCTGGGCGTGGGGCTCATCCACGGCGACGCGTGGGCAGGCAACCTCATGTGGGACCAGACCACCTCGACCGTCATGCTGGGCGACTGGGATTCCGTTGCCTGCGGACCACGCGAGGTCGACCTGATCCCGTCCTGGCATGCCGCTCGCCGGTACCGAACCGACCCGGACTGGGCCCGACGCTTCGCAGACCGCTACGGCTACGACCTTGCGGCCTCTCCTGGGTTCGAGTTGCTGATGGAGATGCGCGACTTGGTGCAACTGAGCGGCCCGCTGCGGCATGCTCGCCGCTCCCCGGTGCACGCCCAAGCCTTGCGGCAGCGCCTGGACGGTTCCCGTGCCCGTGACCTTGGTCGCTGGCGCGAGTTCTGA
- a CDS encoding zinc finger protein, which produces MTDTVPPPLYRWYPHVGGRHAIPFVAAPGDEIKTVCGEDITLPRVLPKLACEPECAMCDAGWRAEINAKPRPSFGRVPTQRRYAVLTAARGCIPVGKDSTS; this is translated from the coding sequence ATGACGGATACGGTCCCTCCGCCCCTGTACCGCTGGTACCCGCATGTGGGCGGGCGTCACGCGATCCCGTTCGTCGCAGCTCCAGGCGACGAGATCAAGACCGTGTGTGGGGAGGACATCACACTCCCTCGCGTCCTACCCAAGCTGGCTTGCGAACCGGAATGCGCGATGTGCGATGCGGGTTGGCGTGCGGAGATCAACGCGAAGCCTCGCCCTTCGTTCGGGAGGGTCCCTACACAGCGCAGGTACGCCGTGCTCACGGCGGCTCGTGGATGCATACCCGTAGGGAAGGACAGCACGTCATGA
- a CDS encoding NUDIX domain-containing protein, whose amino-acid sequence MLLVRDQHDSAFRLPGGLVGRPGEAVHDALRRTLAEHLNAGIVRLDFFAAVEHHTQNDPNGRPVHEVALLFDLTLTEPVPAASSGCELRWATDAALREIDLRPAAIADRLRSSALTANDVWWSAVT is encoded by the coding sequence ATCCTTCTTGTCCGCGACCAACACGACTCCGCGTTCCGACTGCCGGGCGGCCTCGTAGGCCGCCCCGGCGAAGCCGTGCACGATGCGCTGCGCCGGACCCTCGCCGAACACCTCAACGCCGGCATCGTCCGCCTCGACTTCTTCGCCGCCGTGGAGCACCACACCCAGAACGACCCGAACGGGCGGCCGGTCCACGAAGTGGCGCTTCTGTTCGACCTGACGCTGACGGAGCCTGTTCCCGCCGCGTCCAGCGGATGCGAACTGCGATGGGCCACTGACGCTGCCCTCCGCGAGATCGACCTGCGGCCCGCCGCAATCGCGGACCGGCTGCGAAGCAGTGCCTTAACCGCGAACGACGTTTGGTGGTCAGCAGTCACCTGA